Proteins from one Doryrhamphus excisus isolate RoL2022-K1 chromosome 19, RoL_Dexc_1.0, whole genome shotgun sequence genomic window:
- the scml4 gene encoding sex comb on midleg-like protein 4: MSGLSEAPEMQTPALAGQFQAAGPRGKVTGRKRGRPPTRKMDFQDLYVASLSALKMPKKRGRKPGFKLKPRMAMSHPATSPPSSTPEPELGSLPQDAAIVPHSATPQVLTETLVPDDFLCDPSLNSKRYNSAFGMMASQYNLKHAYRSTTSGCAIPMGLCRQASSPRRFQEANRNADSAMAEAAEPMRPAGKDPSRWGVDEVVWFIKDADPQALGPHAETFRKHEIDGDALLLLKSEMMMKYLGLKLGPALKLCYHIDRLKQNRV; this comes from the exons ATGAGCGGATTGTCAGAAGCTCCAGAGATGCAGACGCCAGCTCTCGCCGGCCAGTTCCAGGCGGCGGGGCCCCGCGGCAAGGTGACTGGCAGGAAGAGGGGGCGGCCTCCGACCCGGAAGATGGACTTTCAGGACCTTTATGTGGCGTCTCTGTCGGCCCTCAAGATGCCCAAGAAGAGAGGAAGGAAGCCTGGGTTTAAA CTGAAGCCCAGGATGGCGATGTCCCACCCGGCGACCTCACCTCCCAGCAGCACACCAGAGCCGGAGCTGGGCTCCCTTCCCCAGGACGCCGCCATCGTGCCCCACTCTGCGACGCCACAGGTC CTGACAGAAACATTGGTGCCTGACGACTTCCTCTGTGACCCCTCGTTGAACTCCAAGCGCTACAACTCTGCTTTCGGGATGATGGCATCGCAGTACAACCTAAAACACGCCTACCGTAGCACCACTAGCGGGTGTGCGATACCTATGGGATTGTGCAGACAAGCGTCCAGTCCCAGGAGATTCCAGGAGGCGAACAGGAATG CTGACAGTGCCATGGCTGAGGCGGCAGAGCCCATGCGTCCTGCAGGGAAGGACCCGTCCCGCTGGGGCGTGGACGAGGTGGTCTGGTTCATCAAAGACGCCGACCCTCAAGCTCTGGGGCCTCACGCTGAGACCTTCCGAAAACAT GAGATAGATGGCGATGCCTTGTTGTTGCTGAAGAGTGAGATGATGATGAAGTATCTCGGACTGAAGCTGGGCCCGGCTCTCAAACTGTGCTACCACATAGACAGGCTCAAACAGAATCGCGTGTGA
- the LOC131107083 gene encoding mitoregulin-like — MADFSERSLQAAVVVSFLAGFAAGWQANRMRRKYLDWRKKRLQDKLTETQKKLDLS, encoded by the coding sequence ATGGCAGACTTCTCGGAGAGGTCACTGCAAGCGGCCGTCGTCGTCTCCTTCCTGGCTGGATTCGCGGCCGGCTGGCAGGCCAACAGGATGCGGAGGAAATACCTGGACTGGAGGAAGAAGAGACTTCAGGATAAACTGACGGAGACGCAGAAGAAACTGGACCTGTCGTGA